From the genome of Ectobacillus sp. JY-23, one region includes:
- a CDS encoding glycosyltransferase, with product MKKLLLIGIILLFPLNVLAGSISAFAETQEHSISQSEVRFKNEFRRLWIDHVLWTSNYITSATAEAEDQKQVLTRLLKNQEDIGNAIKPVYGENAGNKLTNLLKEHIVIAGKIVDAAKTGKKPLVNQLSKEWYRNADDIAAFLSGTNPYLKNENLKKLLYMHLKLVTNDLSASLAKDWKARIIAIDEGVSHIILMADTISAGVVKQFPEKFNK from the coding sequence ATGAAGAAACTATTATTAATAGGGATTATTTTGTTATTTCCACTAAACGTGCTGGCCGGGTCAATTAGTGCCTTCGCTGAAACACAAGAGCATTCTATTAGCCAATCTGAGGTAAGATTCAAAAATGAATTCAGGAGACTTTGGATTGATCATGTATTATGGACAAGTAATTATATTACAAGTGCAACAGCAGAAGCAGAAGACCAAAAGCAGGTGTTAACAAGGCTACTGAAAAATCAAGAGGATATTGGTAATGCTATAAAACCTGTATACGGGGAGAACGCTGGAAACAAACTGACCAATTTGCTTAAGGAACACATTGTTATTGCCGGCAAGATTGTAGATGCGGCTAAAACAGGAAAGAAACCCTTGGTGAATCAGCTAAGCAAAGAGTGGTATAGAAATGCTGATGATATAGCGGCGTTCCTTAGCGGTACCAATCCTTACTTGAAAAATGAAAATCTAAAAAAATTGCTGTATATGCATCTAAAGTTGGTAACAAATGACCTATCTGCAAGCTTAGCAAAAGATTGGAAGGCAAGAATTATTGCGATTGATGAAGGGGTCTCACATATAATCTTAATGGCAGATACTATCTCTGCAGGAGTTGTGAAGCAGTTTCCGGAGAAGTTCAATAAATAA
- a CDS encoding carboxylesterase: MRAYSVLQGAHPFFFKGNHIGVLISHGFVGTPQSVAFLGKCIAAQGYTVYAPRLKGHGTHYEDMEAYTYHDWLNSLEDGYQLLREHCNKIFVIGQSMGGTLALHLTSKHPSIAGVILINAAMTSIPGMDAFNSIHKPRFIEEGAPDIKDKSVFEITYAKAPIKAIHQVLGLMEDTRARLANITCPLLVFKSKEDHVVPPANSDYIMNQVQSPLKETVTLYNSYHVASMDFDKEFVAEKCCTFIKKFQMNGREIKIL; encoded by the coding sequence ATGAGGGCATATTCAGTCCTACAAGGTGCTCACCCATTCTTCTTTAAAGGAAATCATATCGGTGTATTGATCTCACATGGTTTTGTTGGGACGCCACAAAGCGTTGCATTTTTAGGGAAATGTATTGCAGCACAAGGCTATACGGTGTATGCTCCAAGACTAAAGGGACATGGGACTCATTATGAAGATATGGAAGCATACACATATCATGATTGGCTCAACAGTCTTGAAGACGGCTATCAGCTTTTACGTGAGCATTGCAACAAGATTTTTGTAATTGGCCAATCTATGGGTGGCACGCTGGCTCTTCACCTCACCAGTAAACATCCATCCATTGCAGGCGTCATTTTAATCAATGCCGCGATGACGAGCATTCCTGGAATGGACGCGTTTAATTCTATACACAAACCGCGCTTTATTGAAGAAGGAGCACCTGATATCAAAGATAAGAGTGTGTTTGAAATCACTTATGCAAAAGCACCGATCAAAGCAATACACCAGGTGTTAGGGCTCATGGAAGACACCCGTGCACGGCTCGCAAATATAACATGTCCGCTGTTAGTTTTTAAATCAAAAGAAGATCATGTAGTTCCTCCTGCTAACAGCGATTATATTATGAATCAAGTTCAATCTCCGCTAAAAGAGACTGTAACATTATATAACTCCTATCATGTTGCATCTATGGATTTTGACAAAGAATTTGTTGCAGAAAAGTGCTGCACATTTATCAAAAAATTCCAGATGAATGGGCGAGAAATAAAAATATTGTAA
- a CDS encoding S8 family serine peptidase, giving the protein MKKKLKKATTIALGVGLISSSLSTPYFAAPSKVHAATTTPNVLFNNFVQSSITDTKQGFASNEQLLNNLSPEQKEALVKLQSINQTGLHLAPEIDLNSTEEISVIVEFKQRPSKVAVLEAAIKGKIVSEAEEKKQVDNAHATFKKDLAKVFSEKGGKKGATYKVKRTFKTAFNGVSMKLPADQVEKLLQLEAVKAIYSDTEVKVEPPVQANDIAAEHMGIGMADERSHLQVDKLHAEGHTGKGIKIGVLDTGIDYNHPDLKAAFKGGYDFIDNDADPMETTYEDWKKSGRPEKTSNGTTYYTEHGTHVSGTIAGQGTNNSKYATKGIAPDADLYAYRVLGPYGSGPTTGIIAAIDKAVEDGMDLINMSLGAAINDSMDPLSIAVNNAVLHGVTAVVSAGNSGDRMYTLGRPGAAALALTVGASDVPMTALSSKGSLDTLSVDLRLLALGFGDDIKTLKGTTLPLVYAGMGATADFTGKDVKGKIALISRGKNIALADKIKTAKEKGAAAVLLFNDNAAEGHIPAYLAEGQTYIPTFSLSNADGLALKEKVEAGQINFTFGEMAEVKTQGDTLATFSSRGPSRSSYDIKPEVTAPGVAMLSTVPSDVVNGDKGDNYDYAYKRLSGTSMAAPVISGISALLLEANPKLQPSEIKTILMNTADPLSKPYSVFEQGAGRVDPYEAIHSNMEISINDKTPMIENGEATIINEDTGALGFGRLVYTGKDIKDTRSVTLSNNGKKDKIFDVKVQFQTGLRESKDAAQNGVKVLYSDSIIIKGNSSRKVPISLFIPKTAEKGTYEGYVIYTNKNNPSETYQVPFGVTYEENKFENFEIVSSRAFAPVSYSDVNPFINNAFIMNYQVKGHIKRIDFLYLDPETNKIVGHAGVVDGRSVIPNENKLVLNVGFYTPFKGDQNKPFSATPEYLASQFADASELTKHGNYKLRAIATDDQGNTFSADTYIFVDHSAPEFKITSLPHGVYEYEEGQKSVLVSGSIYENNIDAIKSYGFNMDQASNKVVFYYNKAVPQPTQYVNNSNYAPNGNVPLNSDGTFTANMPIDATIPILPVRFFGVGISSAVDYPKAHATYFVKKGTQYVDATPDKIHPTMGETVTYTLKMNNANALHDQTFTFDYLSDYFEIESITVHPELQKKASVQLEHKEVENNGASKKHTIHVAVDDPNGITGTTPIADVKVKIKNEQYYESVLELQNLTSYYTNIKKEEVSIPSVSVESYVNPAFSYVGIPALAEGVPYTSDYKKVGATGYATDIFNNKYDGNFALYNNGAGLYPRLFIQLPVTNKEFMYHMHVPGHFKYTRPFTVFKQVGNVIRGQNDIKGNSVMIAGDVNGDQVIDIMDAVYMQTYWGTNHREADINFDGTVDMNDFVFIEKNYTLQNPTLSNAPKPKAKYKNKTLETIKKELESIK; this is encoded by the coding sequence ATGAAGAAGAAGTTAAAAAAAGCTACAACCATTGCGTTAGGTGTAGGATTAATTTCGAGCAGTCTATCTACTCCATATTTTGCTGCACCTTCTAAAGTTCATGCTGCTACGACAACGCCAAACGTTCTATTTAACAATTTCGTACAAAGCTCAATTACAGATACTAAACAAGGCTTTGCATCTAATGAACAACTACTAAATAATCTGTCTCCCGAACAAAAAGAAGCTCTTGTAAAATTACAATCTATTAATCAGACAGGTTTGCACCTAGCACCGGAGATCGACCTAAATAGCACAGAAGAAATTTCTGTTATTGTTGAATTTAAGCAACGTCCGTCCAAGGTGGCTGTCCTAGAAGCAGCGATAAAAGGAAAGATTGTATCTGAAGCAGAAGAAAAAAAACAGGTGGATAACGCTCATGCTACATTTAAAAAGGATTTAGCAAAAGTATTTTCAGAAAAAGGTGGAAAAAAGGGAGCTACATATAAAGTAAAACGCACTTTTAAAACCGCTTTCAATGGTGTTTCTATGAAACTTCCAGCAGACCAAGTGGAAAAACTATTACAATTAGAAGCAGTTAAAGCAATATATAGTGATACAGAAGTAAAAGTAGAGCCACCCGTACAAGCGAATGATATTGCAGCAGAACACATGGGTATCGGTATGGCTGATGAACGATCTCACTTACAAGTGGACAAGCTCCACGCGGAAGGACATACAGGAAAAGGCATTAAAATTGGAGTTTTAGATACAGGAATCGACTATAACCATCCAGATTTAAAAGCAGCTTTTAAGGGTGGATATGACTTTATCGATAATGATGCCGATCCAATGGAAACCACATATGAGGATTGGAAAAAATCAGGAAGACCAGAAAAAACCTCAAATGGTACCACCTATTATACAGAACATGGTACACACGTTTCAGGTACAATTGCTGGTCAAGGAACAAATAATAGTAAATACGCAACAAAAGGTATTGCGCCGGATGCTGATTTATATGCCTACCGGGTACTAGGCCCATACGGATCTGGACCAACTACCGGAATTATTGCCGCTATTGATAAAGCTGTAGAGGATGGCATGGATCTTATCAACATGTCGTTGGGAGCAGCTATAAATGATTCCATGGATCCGTTAAGCATAGCTGTTAACAATGCGGTACTGCATGGGGTTACAGCAGTTGTATCCGCGGGAAATAGCGGAGATAGAATGTATACACTGGGCAGACCAGGTGCTGCAGCATTGGCCCTCACAGTAGGGGCAAGCGACGTGCCTATGACAGCACTAAGCTCAAAAGGATCATTGGATACATTGTCCGTAGACTTACGTCTATTGGCACTTGGATTTGGAGACGATATTAAAACACTAAAAGGTACGACTCTTCCGCTTGTATATGCAGGAATGGGTGCTACAGCCGACTTTACAGGAAAAGATGTAAAAGGTAAAATCGCTCTGATTAGCCGCGGGAAGAACATCGCACTTGCTGATAAAATCAAAACAGCAAAAGAAAAGGGCGCTGCAGCGGTGCTTTTATTTAATGACAATGCAGCTGAAGGACATATTCCCGCTTATTTGGCTGAAGGCCAAACTTACATTCCAACATTTTCCTTAAGCAACGCAGATGGATTGGCATTGAAAGAAAAGGTGGAAGCTGGTCAAATCAACTTTACATTTGGTGAAATGGCAGAAGTAAAAACACAAGGCGATACATTGGCGACATTTAGCTCCCGTGGACCATCTCGCTCAAGCTATGACATAAAGCCGGAAGTGACGGCACCTGGGGTCGCTATGTTGTCTACCGTTCCGTCTGATGTCGTGAACGGTGATAAAGGTGACAATTACGACTATGCGTATAAACGTTTGTCTGGTACATCTATGGCAGCTCCGGTTATTTCCGGTATTTCTGCGCTTCTGCTTGAAGCAAACCCTAAATTGCAGCCATCTGAAATCAAAACCATTCTAATGAATACAGCAGATCCGTTAAGCAAGCCATATAGCGTATTTGAACAGGGTGCGGGACGTGTAGATCCTTATGAAGCTATTCATTCCAATATGGAAATCTCGATAAATGACAAAACGCCTATGATTGAAAACGGAGAAGCAACAATCATCAACGAAGATACAGGTGCTCTCGGCTTCGGGCGACTTGTTTACACAGGTAAAGATATTAAGGATACGCGCTCCGTAACACTTAGCAACAATGGCAAAAAAGATAAAATCTTTGATGTGAAAGTACAATTCCAAACGGGATTGCGGGAATCAAAGGATGCAGCACAAAACGGCGTTAAGGTTCTATACAGTGATTCTATTATCATAAAAGGAAATAGCAGCAGAAAAGTACCCATTTCTCTTTTCATTCCAAAAACAGCAGAAAAAGGCACCTATGAAGGATACGTGATCTATACAAACAAAAACAATCCATCTGAAACGTACCAAGTACCGTTTGGCGTAACTTATGAAGAAAACAAATTCGAGAATTTCGAAATTGTATCCAGTCGCGCTTTTGCTCCAGTTTCCTATTCAGATGTAAATCCATTTATAAATAATGCTTTTATCATGAATTACCAAGTGAAAGGACATATAAAACGAATCGATTTTTTATATTTGGATCCTGAAACAAACAAAATTGTGGGACATGCCGGGGTTGTAGATGGTCGATCTGTCATTCCAAATGAAAATAAACTCGTGTTAAATGTAGGGTTTTATACTCCCTTCAAGGGGGATCAAAATAAACCATTTTCTGCTACCCCTGAATACTTGGCATCTCAATTCGCTGATGCCTCAGAGTTAACTAAACACGGAAACTATAAATTAAGGGCGATCGCCACAGACGATCAAGGAAACACATTTTCTGCAGACACATATATATTTGTAGATCATTCGGCGCCGGAATTCAAAATCACCTCACTTCCACACGGGGTATATGAGTATGAAGAAGGGCAAAAATCGGTTCTGGTTTCTGGTTCAATCTATGAAAACAATATTGATGCGATAAAGAGCTACGGCTTCAATATGGACCAAGCTTCAAATAAAGTTGTGTTTTATTACAATAAAGCCGTTCCACAACCCACGCAATACGTTAACAATTCTAACTATGCACCAAATGGAAATGTTCCTCTTAATTCAGATGGAACATTCACAGCCAATATGCCAATCGATGCTACCATTCCGATTCTCCCAGTTCGTTTCTTTGGAGTTGGTATATCAAGCGCGGTAGATTATCCGAAGGCACATGCAACATATTTTGTAAAGAAAGGCACGCAATATGTAGATGCAACCCCTGATAAAATTCATCCGACAATGGGTGAAACAGTCACTTATACATTAAAAATGAATAACGCTAATGCATTACATGATCAAACATTCACTTTTGATTATTTAAGCGACTACTTCGAAATAGAAAGTATAACTGTCCATCCGGAATTACAGAAGAAAGCCAGTGTGCAATTGGAACATAAAGAAGTGGAAAATAATGGGGCATCAAAAAAACATACGATTCATGTAGCTGTAGATGACCCGAATGGCATTACAGGTACAACTCCAATTGCAGATGTAAAAGTAAAAATAAAGAATGAACAATATTATGAGAGTGTGCTGGAATTACAAAATCTTACTTCTTATTATACGAATATAAAAAAGGAAGAAGTTTCTATTCCTAGCGTATCTGTTGAATCCTATGTTAATCCAGCATTTTCATACGTAGGAATCCCAGCTCTTGCCGAAGGAGTCCCGTATACATCCGATTATAAAAAAGTAGGGGCAACCGGATATGCTACCGATATTTTTAACAATAAATATGATGGAAATTTTGCATTGTACAATAATGGAGCAGGCTTGTATCCAAGATTATTCATCCAATTGCCTGTAACGAATAAGGAATTTATGTACCACATGCATGTGCCGGGACATTTTAAATACACCAGACCATTCACAGTATTTAAACAAGTAGGTAATGTGATCCGCGGCCAAAATGATATCAAAGGTAATTCAGTGATGATAGCGGGAGACGTCAATGGAGATCAAGTCATTGATATCATGGATGCAGTATATATGCAAACATACTGGGGAACCAATCATCGAGAGGCGGATATCAATTTTGATGGCACGGTTGATATGAATGACTTTGTATTTATTGAGAAAAATTATACGTTACAAAATCCAACCCTTTCTAATGCCCCAAAACCAAAAGCAAAATATAAAAATAAAACATTAGAAACAATTAAAAAAGAATTGGAAAGCATAAAATAA
- a CDS encoding DUF2292 domain-containing protein: protein MAKLDEEKLLYIFSLLKKINFGSITITIHNDTITQVDHNEKFRLIQK from the coding sequence GTGGCAAAGCTTGATGAAGAAAAATTGCTATATATTTTTTCGCTGTTGAAAAAAATTAATTTTGGCTCCATAACTATTACCATTCATAATGATACAATTACGCAAGTCGATCACAATGAGAAATTTCGTTTGATACAAAAGTAG
- a CDS encoding ABC transporter permease, which translates to MSKVAVPSVNHDRHFPKKIAIRNLKVRTSILVATRGLILPLLLILVWQLAGTFAGISNTVLPTPIDIVKSFQALLLSGELWIHLKISVTRALSGFLLGASLGLLLGTLTGLSRTTEQVADPSLQMLRTVPHLALAPLFILWFGLGELSKVLLIALGAFFPLYVNTLLGIRGVDKKLFEVTRILEFSRLKQVTKLILPASLPNILLGVRLSLGSAWLGLVVSELMGASEGIGYLIMDARQFTRTDVVFVGIIIFALGGKLADSFVRILESKLLKWRDSYQGKSID; encoded by the coding sequence ATGAGCAAGGTTGCTGTTCCTTCTGTTAATCATGATAGACACTTTCCAAAAAAGATAGCTATTAGAAACTTAAAAGTGAGGACATCTATTTTAGTAGCTACACGAGGTTTAATTTTACCTTTGCTACTTATCCTTGTATGGCAACTGGCTGGCACATTTGCTGGTATATCCAACACGGTTCTGCCGACACCAATAGATATCGTAAAATCTTTTCAAGCTTTGTTGCTGTCCGGAGAGCTATGGATTCATCTGAAAATCAGTGTTACCCGTGCATTAAGTGGCTTTCTCCTTGGAGCCAGCTTAGGCCTACTGCTCGGGACATTAACAGGGCTCTCCCGTACGACAGAGCAGGTTGCTGATCCCTCGTTACAAATGTTGAGAACAGTTCCGCATTTGGCGTTGGCTCCCTTATTTATTTTATGGTTTGGGTTGGGAGAACTCTCAAAGGTGCTTCTTATTGCGCTGGGAGCCTTTTTTCCTCTATATGTTAATACACTGCTCGGTATTCGGGGCGTGGATAAAAAGCTTTTTGAGGTAACGCGCATTCTCGAGTTCAGCCGCTTGAAGCAGGTGACGAAGCTCATTTTGCCCGCATCTCTTCCCAATATTCTGCTTGGGGTAAGGCTTTCGCTTGGTTCAGCTTGGCTCGGTCTCGTCGTTTCTGAGCTCATGGGGGCAAGTGAAGGGATTGGATATCTAATCATGGATGCACGGCAATTTACTCGTACAGATGTTGTGTTTGTGGGGATTATCATCTTTGCTCTTGGCGGAAAGCTTGCAGATTCCTTTGTTCGCATATTGGAGTCAAAGCTGCTCAAATGGCGTGACAGCTATCAAGGGAAGAGCATCGACTAA
- a CDS encoding WXG100 family type VII secretion target, protein MGTTQQAFFSDFFQAKRIMHDCVKNLNEVEWELRQIAKKFREADGKSIW, encoded by the coding sequence ATGGGGACAACACAACAAGCGTTCTTTTCGGACTTCTTTCAAGCAAAGCGAATAATGCATGACTGTGTTAAAAACTTAAATGAAGTAGAATGGGAATTGAGGCAAATTGCCAAGAAATTTCGTGAAGCAGATGGAAAAAGCATTTGGTGA
- a CDS encoding ABC transporter ATP-binding protein has product MSVFIQSLHKTFVKSQQRTQVLENINLHVKQGEFVTVIGPSGCGKSTLLKLIAGLDREYEGEIAIHNEQVTGPSIKQGFIFQEHRLFPWLTVEKNIAADLSLKDAKVRRRVDELIEIVRLKGFERAYPKELSGGMSQRVAIARALLRDPEVLLLDEPFGALDAFTRTHLQDVLLDIWKQKQTTMILVTHDLDESIYLANRVVIMSARPGQVSNMISIDLPYPRKKASAAFQEFRKKVLNEFEKTEELQFIEGSGI; this is encoded by the coding sequence ATGAGCGTTTTTATCCAATCACTGCATAAGACTTTTGTAAAGTCACAACAAAGAACGCAGGTTTTAGAAAATATCAACCTGCATGTAAAGCAAGGGGAATTTGTGACTGTTATTGGTCCAAGCGGATGTGGAAAAAGTACTTTATTGAAGTTAATTGCCGGTTTGGATCGAGAATATGAGGGAGAAATTGCTATTCATAATGAGCAGGTTACAGGGCCGAGTATCAAACAAGGCTTCATTTTTCAAGAGCATCGACTGTTTCCCTGGCTTACAGTAGAAAAAAATATTGCAGCGGATTTATCGCTTAAGGATGCGAAGGTACGTCGTAGGGTCGATGAACTAATTGAAATTGTGAGGTTAAAAGGCTTTGAGAGAGCATATCCGAAAGAATTGTCAGGAGGGATGTCCCAGCGGGTTGCAATTGCAAGAGCGTTACTGCGAGATCCAGAGGTCTTATTGCTAGATGAGCCGTTTGGTGCGCTAGATGCCTTCACAAGGACACATTTACAAGATGTATTGTTAGATATTTGGAAGCAGAAGCAAACGACGATGATTCTTGTTACACATGATTTAGATGAGTCTATTTATCTGGCAAATCGCGTCGTTATTATGAGTGCAAGGCCAGGACAAGTGAGTAATATGATTTCTATAGATTTGCCATATCCTCGTAAAAAAGCAAGTGCAGCGTTTCAGGAGTTTAGGAAAAAGGTACTAAATGAATTTGAAAAAACAGAAGAACTTCAATTCATTGAAGGCTCGGGCATTTAA
- a CDS encoding Fur-regulated basic protein FbpA → MGNVLRDAINQKKQQLIEKLIASGVYKKDSKHLFEWTISELEKEYRFIKKMKP, encoded by the coding sequence CTGGGTAATGTTCTTCGCGATGCCATTAATCAAAAAAAGCAGCAGTTAATTGAAAAATTAATTGCTTCAGGTGTGTATAAAAAAGATTCCAAGCATCTGTTTGAGTGGACAATCAGCGAACTTGAAAAAGAGTATAGATTTATTAAGAAAATGAAGCCTTAA
- a CDS encoding aliphatic sulfonate ABC transporter substrate-binding protein, which translates to MKRKSWGFIVALATSMMVGIGGCDSKVTTVDEKQEQKEAVTVHIGIQQSLGPLLIAKEKGWFEEEFEKVGAKVQWTVFQSGPPHFEALAADRLDFGVVGNSPVVAGQAAGISFKEIAVASDGLKGNAILVAKDSPIQKLEDLKGKKVAVAKGSSGFNLLYRAIDKAGLKPEDVKIIQLQPDEAQPAFESGAVDAWAIWEPFVSVQTLKKEARVLANGQSLNVYSPNFIITRTKFSEKHPELVVHFLKVYEKARLFEKENREEAITLYANVKKIDKDIVSRVLENNQSFNLPITQEIIKAQQDTANFQYELKAINKKIDTEKVVDNSYITKALQAEKK; encoded by the coding sequence ATGAAAAGAAAATCTTGGGGTTTTATCGTTGCATTGGCAACTAGCATGATGGTGGGGATAGGAGGGTGCGACTCAAAAGTAACAACAGTGGATGAGAAGCAAGAACAGAAAGAAGCTGTGACGGTTCATATAGGCATTCAACAAAGTTTAGGTCCCTTGTTAATTGCCAAAGAAAAGGGATGGTTCGAGGAAGAGTTTGAAAAGGTAGGTGCCAAGGTACAGTGGACTGTATTTCAAAGTGGTCCACCGCACTTTGAAGCACTAGCAGCAGATCGTCTGGACTTTGGAGTAGTAGGAAATTCTCCTGTTGTTGCAGGGCAGGCTGCCGGTATTTCGTTTAAAGAAATTGCCGTAGCTAGCGATGGATTAAAAGGAAATGCAATTCTGGTTGCAAAAGACAGCCCCATCCAAAAGCTGGAGGACTTAAAGGGCAAAAAAGTTGCAGTAGCAAAAGGAAGCAGTGGCTTTAATTTACTATATCGTGCCATTGATAAGGCTGGTTTGAAGCCGGAGGATGTGAAGATTATCCAACTGCAGCCTGATGAAGCACAGCCCGCATTCGAATCAGGAGCAGTAGATGCTTGGGCGATCTGGGAGCCGTTTGTTTCTGTGCAAACCTTAAAAAAAGAGGCGAGAGTCTTGGCTAACGGTCAATCACTGAATGTCTATTCGCCAAATTTTATTATCACTCGTACAAAATTCTCCGAAAAGCATCCGGAACTAGTTGTACATTTTCTGAAGGTGTATGAAAAAGCACGTCTATTCGAAAAAGAAAATCGTGAAGAAGCGATTACGCTGTACGCGAATGTAAAAAAAATTGATAAGGACATTGTGAGTCGGGTGCTTGAAAACAACCAATCTTTCAATCTGCCGATTACACAAGAAATCATAAAAGCCCAGCAAGACACAGCTAACTTTCAATATGAACTGAAGGCAATCAATAAAAAAATAGATACAGAAAAGGTAGTCGACAATTCGTATATTACAAAAGCGCTGCAAGCAGAAAAAAAGTGA
- a CDS encoding SpoVR family protein, whose protein sequence is MKAEDYKALEYAIDEITEIAEGFGLDFYPMRYEICPADIIYTFGAYGMPTRFSHWSFGKQFHKMKLHYDLGLSKIYELVINSNPCYAFLLETNSLIQNKLIVAHVLAHCDFFKNNVRFSNTKRDMVESMAATADRVKHYEHEHGKQEVEKFLDAVLAIQEHIDPSLMRSKLAWTLEELEEEEETKSSSPYDDLWDLDQRNKKRDEPKVKRKKKFPPQPEKDILLFIEQYARDLEDWQRDILTMMREEMLYFWPQLETKIMNEGWASYWHQRIIREMDLTSDEAVEFAKLNAGVVQPSKTSINPYYLGLKIFEDIEERYNNPSEKMKKDGVKPGSGRERMFEAREIESDISFLRNYLNKDLVMREDMYLFQKQGKDYKIVDKSWEHVRDQLVSMRVNGGFPYITVNDGDYLKNGELYLKHWFEGIELDVKYLEKVIPYVQQLWGRTVHMETTIENKSVLFTFDGKMSHRKYL, encoded by the coding sequence GTGAAAGCGGAAGATTATAAAGCACTGGAATATGCAATTGATGAAATTACAGAAATTGCAGAAGGGTTTGGCTTGGACTTTTATCCTATGCGCTATGAAATTTGCCCTGCCGATATTATTTATACATTCGGCGCCTACGGCATGCCAACACGCTTTTCACATTGGAGCTTTGGTAAGCAATTTCATAAAATGAAGCTGCATTATGATTTAGGATTAAGTAAAATTTACGAACTTGTAATTAATTCAAATCCGTGCTACGCCTTTTTATTGGAAACAAACTCGCTCATTCAAAACAAACTTATCGTCGCACACGTGTTAGCGCACTGTGATTTCTTTAAAAATAATGTGCGTTTTAGTAACACAAAGCGCGATATGGTTGAGAGTATGGCAGCAACAGCCGACCGCGTCAAGCATTATGAGCATGAACACGGCAAGCAGGAAGTGGAAAAATTTTTAGACGCAGTGCTTGCGATCCAAGAGCACATCGATCCGTCACTCATGCGTTCTAAGCTTGCTTGGACTCTTGAAGAGCTTGAAGAAGAGGAAGAAACAAAATCCTCAAGCCCATATGACGATTTATGGGACTTAGATCAGCGCAATAAAAAGAGAGATGAACCGAAAGTAAAACGAAAAAAGAAATTCCCACCGCAGCCTGAAAAGGATATCTTGCTCTTTATTGAACAATATGCACGAGACTTGGAGGACTGGCAGCGTGATATTCTCACAATGATGCGTGAGGAAATGCTGTATTTCTGGCCGCAGCTGGAGACAAAAATCATGAACGAAGGCTGGGCGAGCTACTGGCATCAGCGCATTATCCGCGAAATGGATTTAACCTCAGATGAAGCAGTCGAATTCGCAAAGTTAAACGCAGGTGTTGTTCAGCCATCGAAAACAAGTATCAATCCGTACTATTTGGGATTGAAAATCTTTGAGGATATCGAAGAACGCTACAACAACCCAAGCGAGAAAATGAAGAAGGATGGAGTCAAACCAGGTTCAGGACGTGAACGGATGTTTGAGGCCAGGGAGATTGAATCTGACATTTCATTTCTGCGCAACTACCTCAACAAAGACCTTGTCATGCGTGAAGATATGTATCTCTTCCAGAAGCAAGGTAAGGATTATAAAATCGTTGATAAGTCGTGGGAGCATGTGCGCGATCAGCTCGTGAGCATGCGTGTAAACGGCGGATTTCCATACATTACTGTGAATGACGGCGATTATTTGAAAAATGGCGAGCTGTATTTGAAGCATTGGTTTGAGGGGATTGAACTGGATGTGAAGTATTTGGAGAAGGTCATTCCGTATGTGCAGCAGCTGTGGGGGCGTACGGTGCATATGGAGACGACGATTGAGAATAAGTCGGTGCTGTTTACGTTTGATGGGAAGATGTCGCATCGGAAGTATTTGTAG